One window from the genome of Ammoniphilus sp. CFH 90114 encodes:
- a CDS encoding carbamoyl phosphate synthase small subunit, protein MLARLILEDGTVFAGKAFGSTKESYGEVVFNTGITGYQEVLSDPSYCGQIVTMTYPLIGNYGINRDDFESVRPFIHGFVVREHSQDPSNFRSQQTLNSLLQEYDIPGISDIDTRRLTRKIRQYGTMRGVITTSDVKVEEFLDQLQKSGNMNDQVSRVSTKSVFTVPGRGPRIVVVDFGSKSGILRELTKRNCDVIVVPYNTTAQEINRLRPDGILLSNGPGDPKDVGVAVTMIQDILGKYPLFGICLGHQLFALACGADTEKMKFGHRGGNQPVKELATDRTFITSQNHGFAVKKDSLVDTDLVVSHIAINDDTIEGLEHKSLPAYSVQYHPEAAPGPYDSGYLFDRFLDMVEQHKKEVNPYAITR, encoded by the coding sequence ATGTTAGCTAGACTAATTTTAGAAGATGGTACAGTGTTTGCTGGAAAAGCGTTCGGATCAACAAAAGAATCCTACGGAGAAGTCGTTTTTAATACAGGAATTACAGGATACCAAGAAGTTCTTTCTGACCCTTCCTATTGTGGTCAGATCGTCACGATGACCTACCCATTGATTGGAAACTATGGGATTAATCGAGATGATTTCGAATCGGTAAGACCGTTCATTCATGGTTTTGTTGTAAGAGAGCATTCGCAAGATCCGAGTAACTTTAGAAGCCAGCAGACATTAAATTCCCTATTACAGGAATATGACATACCAGGGATTAGCGATATCGATACACGCAGATTAACCCGCAAAATTCGTCAATATGGAACGATGAGAGGGGTTATCACCACATCGGATGTAAAGGTAGAGGAATTCCTAGACCAGCTTCAGAAATCCGGCAACATGAATGATCAAGTTTCTCGAGTCTCCACAAAGAGTGTGTTTACAGTACCTGGCCGCGGCCCAAGAATTGTGGTTGTAGACTTTGGTTCGAAGAGTGGAATTCTACGTGAATTGACAAAGCGTAATTGTGATGTGATCGTTGTTCCTTATAATACAACGGCTCAAGAGATTAACCGACTTCGACCTGATGGAATCCTATTATCCAATGGACCGGGGGATCCAAAAGATGTGGGTGTCGCTGTAACCATGATTCAGGACATCTTAGGAAAATATCCTCTGTTCGGGATTTGTTTAGGACACCAACTGTTTGCCTTAGCGTGTGGAGCGGATACTGAAAAAATGAAGTTCGGACACCGCGGTGGAAATCAACCCGTAAAAGAATTAGCGACAGACCGTACATTTATTACTTCTCAGAACCATGGATTTGCTGTGAAAAAAGATTCTTTGGTTGACACAGATCTTGTGGTTTCGCATATTGCCATTAACGATGACACCATTGAAGGACTAGAGCACAAATCTCTACCAGCGTACTCTGTTCAGTATCACCCTGAAGCTGCACCAGGTCCATATGACTCAGGATATTTGTTCGATCGTTTCCTAGATATGGTAGAGCAGCATAAGAAGGAGGTAAACCCATATGCCATTACTCGCTAA
- a CDS encoding sugar phosphate nucleotidyltransferase, whose translation MKAVIMAGGKGTRLRPLTSNMPKPMVPLLGRPCMEYIIELLKRYGITEIAVTLQYLPESIKSYFGDGSDFGVHIVYFEESRPLGTAGSVKNCEEFLNDRFLVISGDALTDFDLQRALDFHAAKQATATLVLTQVDNPLEYGVVMTNEEGNVTRFLEKPTWSEVFSDTVNTGIYIIEPEVLELFEKDIEFDFSKDLFPMLLSQGKKLMGYVAEGYWSDIGNLEIYRTAQFDLLDGIVEAKIKAKEYAPGIYAEGDVYIAHSTQVTAPAFIGRGTLIEGGATIEGYTITGRNNIIKEGALLSKAILWDHNFVSSKAEVVGATICHRTLLGEGSQIAEGVVMGDDCRIGSKAHIKAGVKIWPNKDVESNSTVHSSLIWGVKLSKALFSSYGIKGISNIDITPDFAARLAAAMASVFKPGATVSLSSCTHSFSRLLKMSMMAGLNAAGLHTVDFGPTISAAARYGVKAYSTDWGVHIRTGTEQNGETVIEVLDHQGLPICKNTERKIENSYWQEDFSRATVDKVGMHRLHPVLADDYIGALKRGIPVEQVMSSKFQLVLDYDSTVLGQSAMSLLSSMGCRVIQMNSDDRSHLGELIETVKKNKADLGVRMDRDARKYTFVTDEGKAISDDMMIALHLLIHSDQEIKGTVRLGIPVSAPREIERLATQLNTEVLRTKESAREMMQAVRSIPFQPLFDALYSMVKVIGYLAEKRLLLSDLMQGLPSFHMARQAVFCDWKNKGKVMRMMMEETKGKQVELLDGIKVYDSDGWVLIMPDMDQPHFRVITQGASKEIASTLAKTYAERIQKYQTI comes from the coding sequence ATGAAAGCGGTCATTATGGCAGGTGGAAAGGGCACTCGTCTTCGTCCTTTAACGTCAAATATGCCAAAACCTATGGTTCCTTTACTTGGGCGGCCATGCATGGAATATATTATAGAGTTGTTAAAGCGTTATGGTATAACGGAAATTGCAGTGACGTTACAATACCTTCCAGAATCTATCAAAAGTTATTTTGGTGATGGGTCCGATTTTGGAGTCCATATTGTCTATTTCGAAGAAAGTCGCCCATTAGGAACAGCTGGAAGTGTGAAAAATTGTGAGGAGTTTTTAAATGACCGCTTTCTTGTAATTAGTGGTGATGCTTTAACCGATTTTGATTTGCAGCGAGCGCTTGACTTCCACGCTGCTAAACAGGCGACAGCTACTCTTGTTCTCACCCAGGTAGATAACCCATTGGAATACGGCGTCGTCATGACAAATGAAGAAGGAAATGTGACACGTTTCCTAGAAAAGCCAACTTGGAGCGAAGTATTTAGTGATACGGTAAATACAGGGATTTATATTATAGAACCAGAAGTATTAGAGCTTTTTGAGAAAGATATTGAATTTGATTTTAGTAAAGACCTATTTCCAATGTTGCTGTCTCAAGGGAAAAAACTAATGGGGTATGTAGCTGAAGGATATTGGTCTGATATTGGCAATCTTGAGATTTACCGTACAGCACAATTCGATCTATTAGACGGTATCGTTGAAGCAAAAATTAAAGCCAAGGAGTATGCGCCAGGTATTTATGCAGAAGGAGATGTTTATATTGCCCATTCAACACAAGTAACTGCCCCTGCTTTTATTGGGAGAGGAACTTTAATTGAAGGTGGCGCAACAATTGAGGGCTACACAATCACTGGCAGAAATAACATCATAAAGGAAGGGGCGCTGCTAAGCAAAGCAATTCTATGGGACCATAATTTCGTAAGTAGCAAAGCAGAGGTTGTGGGCGCTACCATTTGTCATCGGACATTGCTCGGTGAGGGTTCACAAATAGCTGAAGGCGTTGTGATGGGGGATGACTGTCGGATCGGTTCTAAAGCCCATATTAAAGCAGGGGTGAAGATATGGCCGAATAAGGATGTGGAAAGCAATTCTACGGTTCACTCTTCTCTTATTTGGGGGGTTAAGCTGTCCAAAGCTTTATTTAGCTCATATGGTATTAAAGGGATTTCCAATATTGATATTACTCCGGATTTTGCTGCCCGATTGGCTGCAGCGATGGCTAGCGTATTTAAACCCGGTGCTACCGTGAGTTTAAGCAGTTGTACCCACTCATTTTCCCGATTACTTAAGATGTCTATGATGGCGGGCCTGAATGCTGCGGGACTTCATACGGTTGATTTTGGTCCTACCATTTCAGCTGCGGCTAGGTATGGTGTGAAAGCTTATTCCACGGATTGGGGAGTGCATATTCGAACGGGAACAGAGCAGAACGGGGAGACCGTGATCGAAGTACTGGACCATCAAGGATTACCTATATGCAAAAATACAGAAAGAAAAATTGAAAATTCCTATTGGCAGGAAGACTTCTCTAGGGCCACCGTAGACAAAGTGGGAATGCACCGTCTTCACCCTGTTCTCGCTGATGATTATATAGGGGCCTTGAAACGAGGAATACCAGTAGAGCAAGTGATGTCTAGCAAATTTCAATTGGTTCTTGACTATGATTCTACCGTATTAGGACAATCAGCGATGTCTCTGTTGTCTAGTATGGGGTGCCGTGTCATACAAATGAACTCAGATGACCGATCTCACTTAGGGGAATTAATCGAGACCGTGAAAAAGAATAAGGCTGATCTAGGTGTCCGAATGGACCGCGATGCTAGGAAGTATACATTCGTCACGGATGAAGGAAAAGCCATCAGTGATGATATGATGATTGCTTTACACCTATTGATTCACAGCGATCAGGAAATAAAGGGGACGGTACGATTAGGTATTCCGGTTAGTGCACCTCGAGAAATAGAACGATTAGCTACCCAACTCAACACGGAAGTGTTGCGTACAAAGGAAAGTGCCAGGGAAATGATGCAGGCAGTCCGAAGCATTCCCTTCCAGCCTTTATTTGATGCACTCTATAGTATGGTCAAAGTCATTGGTTATTTAGCTGAGAAGAGACTGCTGTTATCCGATCTCATGCAGGGGTTGCCTTCTTTCCATATGGCTCGTCAAGCTGTATTCTGCGACTGGAAGAACAAGGGCAAGGTGATGCGCATGATGATGGAAGAGACGAAGGGAAAACAAGTTGAATTATTAGATGGAATTAAAGTTTATGACTCAGACGGTTGGGTCCTCATTATGCCGGACATGGATCAGCCTCATTTTCGTGTCATTACTCAGGGGGCTTCAAAGGAAATTGCTTCTACGCTTGCTAAGACTTATGCCGAGCGGATACAAAAATATCAAACCATATAG
- the lspA gene encoding signal peptidase II: MLYYIIALIVFALDQLTKWIVVKNMELGQSIPLLEGVFHFTSHRNRGAAFGILQDQRWFFIVITLFVMGGIIYYLRSLGKDKPMFSYALALILGGAVGNFLDRLLFGEVVDFLDFTLINFPIFNIADSAIVIGVGLMIWDTILEMKRERRG, encoded by the coding sequence TTGCTTTACTATATTATTGCTTTGATCGTGTTTGCACTAGATCAGTTGACCAAGTGGATTGTGGTAAAAAATATGGAACTTGGGCAATCGATTCCCCTGCTCGAAGGAGTCTTCCATTTTACTTCCCATCGAAATCGTGGGGCTGCATTTGGGATCCTCCAAGATCAGCGGTGGTTCTTCATCGTAATCACGCTATTTGTCATGGGTGGAATCATATATTATTTACGTAGCTTAGGGAAAGATAAACCCATGTTTTCCTATGCACTTGCTCTTATTTTAGGTGGTGCAGTAGGGAATTTCCTAGATCGCTTGTTGTTTGGAGAAGTCGTAGACTTCTTGGATTTTACCTTGATTAATTTCCCTATATTTAACATTGCTGACTCAGCAATTGTAATTGGCGTAGGTCTCATGATATGGGATACGATTTTAGAAATGAAGAGAGAGAGAAGGGGTTAA
- a CDS encoding RluA family pseudouridine synthase, whose protein sequence is MSAFELYDWVVEPGEEGERIDKFLAEASEDWTRSQIQKWIKDGLVHVNGEPVKGNYRLSTEDEITLKVPPAVELNIQAEEMDLDVVYEDADVIVVNKPRGLVVHPAAGHYSGTLVNGLMHHCKDLSGINGVLRPGIVHRIDKDTSGLIMVAKNDKAHLSLAEQLKDHTVNRKYIALVNGVIPHEKGTIDAPIGRDPKNRQQMAVVFENAKHAVTHFVVMERFKQHTQVELKLETGRTHQIRVHMKYIGYPLVGDPKYGPKSVDPRIEGQALHAGTLGFQHPRTGEYLEFTVPVPTDMVELMEQLRQLG, encoded by the coding sequence ATGTCCGCGTTCGAACTATATGACTGGGTTGTTGAACCTGGTGAAGAAGGCGAGCGAATTGATAAGTTCTTGGCGGAAGCTAGTGAGGATTGGACTCGATCCCAGATACAAAAGTGGATAAAGGATGGTTTAGTCCATGTGAACGGCGAACCGGTCAAGGGCAACTATCGTCTGAGCACTGAAGATGAAATTACACTCAAGGTCCCACCAGCAGTAGAATTAAATATTCAAGCTGAAGAGATGGACCTGGATGTGGTCTACGAGGACGCTGATGTCATCGTAGTAAACAAGCCTAGAGGCTTGGTTGTGCATCCTGCAGCCGGTCACTATTCAGGTACGCTAGTCAATGGACTTATGCATCATTGTAAAGACTTATCCGGTATTAATGGTGTTCTTCGCCCCGGTATTGTCCATCGGATTGATAAGGACACCTCTGGATTAATTATGGTTGCTAAGAATGACAAGGCGCATTTATCATTAGCGGAGCAGCTTAAGGATCATACGGTCAATCGGAAGTATATCGCTCTAGTGAATGGAGTGATTCCTCATGAGAAAGGAACGATAGATGCACCGATTGGAAGGGATCCGAAGAACCGTCAACAGATGGCGGTCGTGTTTGAAAATGCCAAGCATGCCGTCACCCATTTTGTCGTTATGGAGAGATTCAAACAGCATACGCAGGTGGAATTAAAGCTGGAAACAGGACGGACTCACCAGATTCGCGTACATATGAAATATATCGGTTACCCCCTCGTTGGGGATCCAAAGTATGGGCCAAAAAGTGTCGACCCTCGAATCGAAGGTCAAGCTCTTCATGCGGGAACATTAGGGTTTCAACATCCTAGGACTGGTGAGTATTTAGAATTTACGGTCCCTGTTCCAACTGACATGGTGGAATTAATGGAACAATTGCGTCAATTAGGATAA
- a CDS encoding glycoside hydrolase family 15 protein, with translation MPRPLVIGNGKMLINFDSSLNMRDLYYPYVGQLNQIGGYFSRIGVWTPGHFSWCQEEGWEIQLSYLPETLVTHVVAENKRMGVRLTIEDAVHQRETIYLKKVKVMNLSNQAREIRLFFNHDYSINETEVGDTALFDPILRTVYHYKRNVYIMINGKTKDQGIYEYSTGVKRFNHAEGTWRDAEDGQLSGNPIAQGSVDSTVSFQLYVSGNQEESLWYWISIGKTLSETKKLNQYVLDSHPDSLMERVKVYWQRWVNKSNRSFGNLPEEVVQMYKKSLLVVRTQTDQHGAIVAANDSDILQYNRDHYSYMWPRDGALVAYAMTKAGYEGMVSPFFEFCSRALTDEGYLQHKYNPDGSVGSSWHPYVNNGKFQLPIQEDETALVLFALWEHYSQHKQIEFSQSLYAELIRPAAKFLTQYVDERVNLPKASYDLWEERRGIFTFTACSVYGGLMAAAKFASLFGDDRRCNRYKETAERIREGIENYLYDKQIGRFIRGIYLDADGSITKDLTLESSLYALFAFQVFDPTDERVVRTMEAVEKGLTVHSKVGGICRYQNDYYFQKSQDIANIPGNPWIICTLWMAEWRIAKAVTLEDLEQPLETFRWVVSNALESGVLPEQLDPYTGNPLSVAPLTWSHSTFVLAVLKYLDKYEELKRD, from the coding sequence ATGCCCCGACCCCTGGTAATTGGAAACGGGAAGATGCTCATTAACTTCGACTCTTCCTTAAATATGCGGGACTTGTACTATCCCTATGTCGGCCAATTAAATCAAATCGGTGGTTATTTCTCGAGAATTGGTGTATGGACCCCCGGCCATTTTAGCTGGTGTCAAGAAGAGGGCTGGGAGATCCAATTGAGTTATTTGCCTGAGACGTTAGTCACTCATGTTGTTGCAGAGAATAAACGCATGGGAGTTCGTTTAACGATCGAAGACGCTGTTCACCAGCGAGAGACGATTTATCTTAAGAAAGTTAAAGTGATGAACTTGAGCAATCAAGCTCGAGAGATTCGCTTGTTCTTTAACCATGATTATAGTATTAATGAAACCGAGGTAGGGGATACGGCTCTGTTCGATCCCATACTTAGAACGGTTTATCATTATAAGAGAAATGTTTATATCATGATCAATGGAAAAACCAAAGACCAAGGGATATATGAATACAGTACGGGGGTTAAACGGTTTAATCACGCCGAGGGGACCTGGCGAGACGCGGAAGATGGTCAACTATCAGGCAATCCCATTGCCCAAGGCTCGGTAGATAGTACGGTTAGCTTTCAACTCTACGTTTCCGGGAATCAAGAGGAGTCATTATGGTATTGGATTTCTATTGGCAAGACGTTGAGTGAGACTAAAAAGCTGAACCAGTACGTGTTGGATAGCCATCCGGATTCTTTAATGGAGAGAGTGAAAGTTTATTGGCAACGCTGGGTGAACAAAAGTAATCGTTCGTTTGGCAATCTTCCCGAGGAAGTCGTCCAAATGTATAAAAAGAGCTTGCTTGTTGTTCGAACCCAGACGGATCAGCATGGTGCTATTGTTGCTGCCAATGACTCCGATATCTTGCAATATAACCGCGATCACTACAGTTATATGTGGCCGCGAGATGGGGCGCTGGTGGCCTATGCGATGACCAAGGCAGGGTATGAAGGCATGGTTAGTCCTTTCTTTGAATTTTGCTCTAGAGCTTTAACCGATGAGGGCTACCTGCAACATAAATATAATCCAGATGGCTCGGTCGGTTCGAGTTGGCACCCGTATGTCAATAACGGGAAGTTTCAATTGCCGATTCAAGAAGACGAAACCGCATTAGTACTATTTGCTCTCTGGGAGCACTATAGTCAGCATAAACAGATTGAGTTCTCTCAATCTCTTTATGCCGAATTGATTCGTCCCGCAGCAAAATTTTTAACTCAATATGTGGATGAGCGAGTCAACTTGCCGAAGGCCAGCTACGACTTGTGGGAGGAACGGAGAGGGATTTTTACCTTTACAGCTTGCAGTGTGTATGGTGGTCTAATGGCTGCCGCCAAATTTGCATCGCTATTTGGAGACGACCGCAGGTGTAATCGTTATAAGGAAACGGCTGAACGTATCCGTGAGGGTATTGAGAACTATTTGTATGATAAGCAGATTGGTCGCTTTATCCGTGGTATCTACTTAGACGCCGATGGATCAATTACGAAAGATTTAACTCTCGAAAGCAGTTTGTATGCCTTGTTTGCCTTTCAGGTATTCGACCCTACAGACGAACGGGTCGTAAGGACAATGGAAGCAGTTGAAAAGGGATTAACGGTTCATTCGAAGGTAGGGGGAATATGTCGCTACCAGAATGACTACTACTTCCAAAAATCTCAAGATATAGCCAATATTCCAGGCAACCCTTGGATTATATGCACCCTATGGATGGCTGAATGGAGAATTGCTAAAGCGGTAACCCTTGAAGACTTAGAACAGCCTCTAGAGACGTTTAGATGGGTCGTATCCAACGCATTAGAAAGCGGGGTGCTTCCGGAGCAATTGGATCCTTATACGGGGAATCCTCTCTCTGTCGCCCCATTAACCTGGTCACACTCCACCTTTGTGCTAGCTGTTCTTAAATATTTAGATAAATATGAGGAACTGAAAAGAGATTAA
- a CDS encoding dihydroorotase gives MGILIKNGKILDNGELVQRDILIIDNVISKIAEQIEDQGYKEIDVKGKLVSAGFIDMHVHLREPGFEAKETIATGTAAAARGGYTAVACMPNTKPVTDRVEVVKYIKDKAAKEGVVRVLPIGSITLRELGDELTDMAAMKEAGIVGVSDDGVGVQSSRMMKEGMKRAAELGLPVIAHCEDDTLAKGGSVHEGIFAEKNGLKGIPNEAESIHVARDIMLAEATGVHYHVCHISAEQSVRHVRYAKQLGLKVTSEVCPHHLLLTDEDIPSLDSNYKMNPPLRSKKDREALIQGLKDGTIDIIVTDHAPHTEEEKKKGMALAPFGIVGLETAFPLLYTHLVLGGEFTLEEIIEKMTRKPAELFGLPWGRLEEGAEADLTIIDLETEREVNPQEFASKGKNTPFTGWKLKGWPVMTVVAGSVVWKRDEVLKTV, from the coding sequence ATGGGAATCTTAATTAAAAATGGAAAAATACTAGATAACGGTGAGCTAGTCCAACGCGATATCTTAATCATAGACAACGTAATTTCGAAGATTGCAGAACAAATTGAAGACCAAGGCTACAAGGAAATCGATGTTAAAGGAAAATTGGTTTCCGCGGGGTTTATTGATATGCATGTCCATTTACGTGAACCGGGATTTGAAGCGAAAGAAACCATTGCTACAGGAACAGCAGCGGCTGCGCGAGGCGGATACACAGCAGTAGCTTGCATGCCGAATACGAAGCCTGTGACCGATCGGGTGGAAGTAGTGAAATATATTAAAGACAAGGCTGCTAAAGAAGGGGTTGTCCGAGTGCTCCCTATCGGCAGTATTACTCTTCGAGAGTTAGGCGATGAGCTGACAGACATGGCTGCGATGAAAGAGGCAGGAATTGTGGGAGTATCTGATGACGGTGTAGGCGTTCAGAGCAGCCGTATGATGAAAGAAGGAATGAAAAGAGCAGCTGAGCTGGGACTTCCAGTTATCGCGCATTGTGAAGATGATACCCTTGCTAAAGGTGGATCTGTCCATGAAGGTATTTTTGCAGAGAAGAACGGATTAAAAGGGATTCCGAACGAAGCTGAATCTATTCACGTAGCTCGAGACATTATGCTAGCAGAAGCAACAGGCGTTCACTATCATGTTTGCCATATTAGTGCAGAGCAATCTGTGAGACATGTACGCTATGCAAAGCAGTTAGGGTTGAAAGTAACTTCAGAGGTGTGCCCACACCACTTGTTGCTAACAGACGAAGATATCCCAAGTCTTGATTCTAACTACAAGATGAACCCGCCACTTCGTTCTAAGAAAGATCGTGAAGCCCTAATTCAAGGATTAAAAGACGGCACCATCGACATTATCGTTACGGATCATGCTCCACATACAGAAGAAGAAAAGAAAAAGGGAATGGCCTTAGCACCATTTGGAATCGTTGGATTAGAAACTGCTTTTCCTCTATTGTATACCCATCTTGTACTAGGCGGAGAGTTTACCTTAGAAGAAATCATTGAAAAGATGACGAGAAAACCGGCTGAGCTCTTCGGACTTCCTTGGGGCCGATTGGAAGAAGGAGCAGAAGCGGACTTAACCATCATTGATTTAGAAACCGAGCGAGAAGTGAATCCGCAAGAGTTTGCTAGTAAGGGGAAAAATACACCTTTCACAGGATGGAAGCTGAAAGGCTGGCCAGTCATGACGGTAGTAGCTGGATCTGTTGTATGGAAGCGCGATGAGGTATTGAAAACCGTATAA